A portion of the Algisphaera agarilytica genome contains these proteins:
- a CDS encoding secondary thiamine-phosphate synthase enzyme YjbQ gives MHQSILSLTTHGQGTTEITHLVRDILRDSGLSTGTVNVFCQHTSCSLVLMENADPSARQDLEAYMSRLVPEDEPYFVHTAEGPDDMPSHIKMALTRTSETIPFADGRLLLGTWQGLFLWEHRDARHTRRLVVTVTGE, from the coding sequence ATGCACCAATCGATCCTTTCCCTGACCACCCATGGCCAAGGCACGACCGAGATCACCCACCTGGTCCGCGACATCCTCCGCGACTCGGGCCTGAGCACGGGGACGGTTAACGTGTTTTGCCAGCACACGTCGTGTTCTTTGGTGTTGATGGAGAACGCCGACCCGTCGGCCCGCCAAGACCTGGAAGCTTACATGTCGAGGCTCGTGCCCGAAGACGAGCCGTACTTCGTGCACACCGCCGAGGGCCCGGACGATATGCCGTCGCACATCAAGATGGCGTTGACCCGGACCAGCGAGACGATCCCGTTTGCGGATGGACGGTTGCTGCTGGGAACGTGGCAGGGGTTGTTCTTGTGGGAGCACCGCGATGCTCGTCACACGCGCCGGTTGGTGGTGACGGTGACCGGGGAATGA